A part of Saimiri boliviensis isolate mSaiBol1 chromosome 11, mSaiBol1.pri, whole genome shotgun sequence genomic DNA contains:
- the SCNN1D gene encoding LOW QUALITY PROTEIN: epithelial sodium channel subunit delta (The sequence of the model RefSeq protein was modified relative to this genomic sequence to represent the inferred CDS: inserted 4 bases in 3 codons), translating into MAEPRSSGGGMEAAPQGGSRLEAGAQTPPGPGPSSLPMPPPEEGHQEGLVELPASFRELFTFFCTNATIHGAIRLVCSSGNRLKTTSWALLFLGALVALCWQLGLLFQHHWLRPVLMAVSVHSERKLLPLVTLCDGNPRRPIPILRHLEVLDEFAQENINSLYKANFSKGRDALAATASRLDPHFHLDREIRLQRLSHSGSRIRVGFRLCNSTGSDCFYRGYSSGVAAIQDWYRFHYMDILALLPAAWEDSHGSHGSHNGRFVLSCSYDGKDCQDWQFRTFHHPTHGSCYTVDGVWTAQRPGITHGIGLVLRVEQQAHLPLLSTQAGIKVMVHGHNHTPFLEHHSFSIRPGTETTIGIREDEVHRLGGPYGHCTAGGESVEVQLLYNTSYTRQACLVSCFQQLMVETCSCGYYLYPLPAGAEHCSSARHPAWGHCFYRLYQDLETHRLPCASRCPRPCRESAFKVSAGTSRWPSARSADWTLAALGEQGLPRQSHGQRSNLAKMNIIYQELNYRSVEEAPLYSVPQMLSAMGSLCSLWFGASVLSLLELLELLLDALALTLLMGGRRLRRXFSWPRACPASGLSNIKLEASQMPTPAGGKSXHSGPSGPHLPWMVLXQALVRVSAKESWARPRPLRPGT; encoded by the exons ATGGCTGAGCCCCGCAGCTCAGGGGGAGGAATGGAAGCAGCCCCACAGGGGGGCTCCCGCCTCGAG GCTGGAGCTCAGACACCCCCTGGGCCCGGGCCATCATCACTGCCAATGCCGCCGCCCGAGGAGGGGCACCAGGAGGGGCTAGTGGAGCTGCCCGCCTCGTTCCGGGAGCTGTTCACCTTCTTCTGCACCAATGCCACCATCCATGGTGCCATCCGCCTGGTCTGCTCCAGTGGGAACCGCCTCAAGACGACGTCCTGGGCGCTGCTGTTCCTGGGTGCCCTGGTCGCACTGTGCTGGCAGCTCGGGCTCCTCTTCCAGCACCACTGGCTCCGCCCGGTCCTCATGGCTGTCTCTGTGCACTCGGAGCGCAAGCTGCTCCCCCTGGTCACCCTGTGCGACGGGAACCCACGCCG GCCGATTCCCATCCTCCGCCATCTGGAGGTGCTAGACGAGTTCGCCCAGGAGAACATCAACTCTTTGTACAAGGCCAACTTCAGCAAAGGGAGAGATGCCCTCGCTGCCACCGCCTCCCGCCTTGATCCCCACTTCCACCTGGACCGGGAGATCCGTCTGCAGAGGCTGAGCCACTCGGGCAGCCGAATCAGAGTGGGGTTCAGACTG tGCAACAGCACGGGCAGCGACTGCTTCTACCGCGGCTACTCATCAGGCGTGGCGGCCATTCAGGACTGGTACCGCTTCCACTACATGGACATCCTCGCCCTGCTGCCCGCAGCGTGGGAGGACAGCCACGGGAGCCACGGGAGCCATAATGGCCGCTTTGTCCTTTCCTGCAGTTATGACGGCAAGGATTGCCAGGACTG GCAGTTCCGGACCTTCCACCACCCCACCCACGGCAGCTGCTACACCGTTGATGGCGTCTGGACAGCCCAGCGCCCCGGCATCACCCACG gaaTCGGCCTGGTCCTCAGGGTTGAGCAGCAGGCCCACCTCCCCTTGCTGTCCACACAAGCCGGCATCAAGGTCATGGTCCACGGCCACAACCACACGCCCTTCCTGGAGCACCACAGCTTCAGCATCCGGCCGGGGACAGAGACCACCATCGGCATCCGAGAG GACGAAGTGCACCGGCTCGGGGGCCCTTACGGCCACTGCACGGCAGGCGGGGAGAGCGTGGAGGTGCAACTGCTGTACAACACCTCCTACACCAGGCAG GCCTGCCTGGTGTCCTGCTTCCAGCAGCTGATGGTGGAGACTTGCTCCTGCGGTTACTACCTGTACCCGCTGCCGGCTGGGGCTGAGCACTGCAGCTCTGCCCGGCACCCTGCCTGGG GGCACTGCTTCTACCGCCTCTACCAGGACTTGGAGACCCACCGGCTCCCCTGTGCCTCCCGCTGCCCCAGGCCCTGCAG GGAATCTGCATTCAAGGTCTCTGCTGGGACTTCCCGGTGGCCTTCAGCCAGGTCGGCT GACTGGACTCTGGCTGCGCTTGGTGAGCAGGGACTGCCACGTCAGAGCCATGGGCAGAG gagcaacctggccaaaatgAACATCATCTACCAGGAGCTCAACTACCGCTCTGTGGAGGAGGCACCCCTGTACTCG GTGCCACAGATGCTCTCTGCCATGGGCAGCCTCTGCAGCCTGTGGTTTGGGGCCTCTGTCCTCTCCCTCCTGGAGCTCCTAGAGCTGCTGCTGGATGCTTTGGCCCTCACCCTGTTGATGGGTGGCCGCAGGCTCCGCAG GTTCTCCTGGCCAAGGGCCTGCCCTGCCTCGGGACTGTCCAACATCAAGCTAGAGGCCAGCCAGATGCCCACACCTGCAGGTGGGAAGT GCCATTCAGGGCCTAGCGGGCCTCATCTCCCATGGATGGTGC CACAGGCTCTGGTGAGAGTCTCAGCCAAAGAGAGCTGGGCTAGGCCCCGGCCCTTGAGACCCGGCACCTGA